A stretch of Allostreptomyces psammosilenae DNA encodes these proteins:
- a CDS encoding phosphotriesterase family protein — protein MNAPTPGTVPTVRGPIGTEELGTVLTHEHLFIADPEFHRNYPALWDREQSVEQAVALLEEAYELGVRTLVDMTALGQGRDIELIRRVAERTRVNIVVATGLYVLDGLPQILRYRGPGAPLGGPDPIIDFLESDIRQGIAGTDIKAAVLKFVAESDEPDATVRRVAAAVAEVHRRTGVPIVVHTNPHNRSGLAVVEVLGGLGVAPGSITVAHAGDSPDHGYLKELAATGAYLGCDQFGMQALRPDEERIATVLKLVGDGHVEQLLLSHDSSAFMDHVLPEQRAFLYPQWNWTHLHARILPAMREAGLAEADITTMLQDNPRRLLSGVPVAAEAAGEAEGS, from the coding sequence ATGAACGCACCCACACCGGGCACCGTCCCCACGGTCCGGGGCCCGATCGGCACCGAGGAACTCGGTACCGTCCTCACCCACGAGCACCTCTTCATCGCCGACCCCGAGTTCCACCGCAACTATCCGGCGCTGTGGGACCGTGAGCAGAGCGTCGAGCAGGCCGTCGCGCTGCTGGAGGAGGCCTACGAACTCGGCGTGCGCACGCTCGTCGACATGACGGCGCTCGGCCAGGGGCGCGACATCGAGCTGATCCGCCGGGTCGCGGAGCGCACCCGGGTCAACATCGTGGTCGCGACCGGCCTGTACGTCCTGGACGGGCTGCCGCAGATCCTGCGCTACCGCGGGCCCGGCGCGCCGCTCGGCGGCCCGGATCCGATCATCGACTTCCTGGAGTCGGACATCCGGCAGGGCATCGCCGGCACCGACATCAAGGCGGCCGTGCTGAAGTTCGTGGCCGAGTCGGACGAGCCGGACGCCACCGTGCGGCGGGTGGCCGCGGCCGTCGCCGAGGTGCACCGGCGCACCGGCGTGCCGATCGTGGTGCACACCAACCCGCACAACCGCAGCGGGCTCGCCGTGGTGGAGGTCCTGGGCGGCCTCGGGGTGGCCCCGGGCAGCATCACCGTGGCGCACGCCGGTGACTCCCCGGACCACGGCTACCTCAAGGAGCTGGCGGCCACCGGCGCGTACCTGGGGTGCGACCAGTTCGGCATGCAGGCGCTGCGGCCGGACGAGGAGCGCATCGCCACCGTGCTGAAGCTGGTGGGCGACGGGCACGTGGAGCAGCTGCTGCTCTCCCACGACAGCTCGGCGTTCATGGACCACGTCCTGCCGGAGCAGCGGGCCTTCCTGTACCCGCAGTGGAACTGGACCCACCTGCACGCCCGGATCCTCCCGGCGATGCGCGAGGCGGGCCTCGCCGAGGCCGACATCACCACCATGCTCCAGGACAACCCGCGCCGCCTGCTGTCCGGCGTGCCGGTGGCCGCCGAGGCGGCCGGCGAGGCCGAGGGCTCCTGA
- a CDS encoding SDR family NAD(P)-dependent oxidoreductase, protein MPTTDQIALVTGATSGLGREVAKALAAQGLHVLAHGRNARRTEALVEELVRAGGSAQPYVADLASLAQVRDLAERVSADHPALHVLVNNAGVGGGPPPRRTRELSEDGHEMRWAVNYLAPALLTRLLLPALTAAAPSRVVNVTSTGQAEVDFDDTSMERGYDGAEAYFRSKFALAAFTFDLADQLKGSGVTVNCLHPATFMDTFQVREAGFAPWNTVEAGVPPVLNLAVDKTGGEVTGQYFDGMRKKKAHRKAYKGDVQRRLREVTDRQLAPYTGGRLDGQSSR, encoded by the coding sequence ATGCCCACCACTGACCAGATCGCGCTCGTCACCGGCGCGACTTCGGGGCTCGGCCGTGAAGTGGCGAAGGCCCTGGCGGCCCAGGGGCTGCACGTCCTGGCGCACGGCCGGAACGCCCGGCGCACCGAGGCGCTGGTCGAGGAACTCGTCCGCGCGGGCGGCAGCGCCCAGCCCTACGTCGCCGACCTGGCCTCGCTGGCCCAGGTGCGCGACCTCGCCGAGCGGGTGTCCGCGGACCACCCGGCGCTGCACGTGCTGGTGAACAACGCCGGCGTGGGCGGCGGTCCGCCGCCGCGGCGCACCCGCGAGCTCAGCGAGGACGGGCACGAGATGCGGTGGGCGGTGAACTACCTCGCCCCGGCGCTGCTGACCCGGCTGCTGCTGCCGGCGCTGACCGCGGCGGCGCCCTCGCGTGTGGTGAACGTCACCTCCACCGGCCAGGCCGAGGTGGACTTCGACGACACGTCGATGGAGCGCGGCTACGACGGCGCGGAGGCGTACTTCCGCAGTAAGTTCGCCCTGGCCGCGTTCACCTTCGACCTCGCGGACCAGCTCAAGGGCAGCGGGGTGACCGTCAACTGCCTGCACCCGGCCACCTTCATGGACACCTTCCAGGTGCGCGAGGCCGGGTTCGCCCCGTGGAACACGGTGGAGGCCGGCGTCCCGCCGGTGCTCAACCTGGCGGTGGACAAGACCGGCGGCGAGGTCACCGGGCAGTACTTCGACGGCATGCGGAAGAAGAAGGCGCACCGCAAGGCGTACAAGGGCGACGTCCAGCGCCGGCTGCGCGAGGTCACCGACCGTCAGCTGGCGCCGTACACCGGTGGCCGGCTGGACGGGCAGTCCAGCCGATGA
- a CDS encoding thioesterase II family protein: MTVGGAGTGVRTVDGGGSEDGRSPAPWWTPMRRPPAPRSRLLVFPHSGAGPAALLTLLELLPDEVEVWGLTLPGRGDRYRESPRTTWAQVRASVEDEVGALPPLPTVLFGCSLGALLATRVAALLPEATAALVVASQSPGTRHRRADDAREEPELLAVLRDAGGMPEALLADPDVRAELLTRLAGDLRLGAEAAVEFGRVRVGAPITVFGGLSDPLVPADCLPGWAEHTTSRCRILGLDGGHFAFLAMEHREFVAAVFRQVFSTMET; encoded by the coding sequence ATGACCGTCGGCGGGGCCGGCACCGGGGTGAGGACGGTGGACGGCGGCGGATCCGAGGACGGGCGCTCCCCGGCGCCCTGGTGGACGCCGATGCGGCGGCCCCCGGCGCCCCGCAGCCGGCTCCTGGTCTTCCCGCACTCCGGTGCCGGCCCCGCCGCGCTGCTGACCCTGCTGGAGCTGTTGCCGGACGAGGTGGAGGTGTGGGGTCTGACGCTCCCGGGACGGGGGGATCGTTACCGGGAGTCACCGCGGACGACCTGGGCGCAGGTACGGGCGTCGGTGGAGGACGAGGTGGGCGCGCTGCCGCCGCTGCCGACGGTGCTGTTCGGATGCAGCCTCGGGGCACTGCTGGCCACGCGGGTGGCGGCGCTGCTGCCCGAGGCGACCGCGGCGCTGGTGGTGGCCAGCCAGTCCCCGGGCACCCGGCACCGCCGGGCGGACGACGCCCGGGAGGAGCCGGAGTTGCTGGCGGTGCTCCGGGACGCGGGCGGCATGCCGGAGGCGCTGCTGGCCGACCCGGACGTCCGGGCCGAACTGCTCACTCGGTTGGCCGGTGATCTACGCCTGGGCGCGGAGGCGGCGGTAGAGTTCGGACGGGTACGGGTCGGGGCGCCGATCACCGTCTTCGGCGGCCTGTCCGACCCCTTGGTTCCGGCGGACTGCCTTCCCGGCTGGGCGGAGCACACGACGTCGCGCTGCCGGATCCTCGGGCTTGACGGCGGGCATTTCGCGTTCCTCGCGATGGAGCACCGGGAATTCGTGGCCGCCGTCTTCCGCCAGGTCTTCTCCACGATGGAGACCTGA